The following proteins are encoded in a genomic region of Ornithinibacillus sp. 4-3:
- a CDS encoding sensor histidine kinase translates to MTFNLFSSDFLSDHYIIIIAAIATNRMALHITLYTMHTLEIDKPIFEKRFKIASNLLLLACFFMPFSITYTVGMIWLIELFNAIVQIYFSYEIIKVIKRFRKNIRMINVICYFVICIATIMQFIDMEFHGNTIFLAFIMMALQAIILAIHYNNAIVEVERANVTLERKVIERTADLIQKEKETIHLISSISHDLRTPISVVGGYIGLLQSDPSIDETNKKYISNSLVRLSQMEKLTLDLFTLSQISDKNYTFELENIHIMRIMKEIKVLYTDHAKEKGITLEVNTVNAICIADKMRVLQILDNLLTNALTYARTSIKIEGRLHKDELQITVSDDGAGIQPKDLPHVFERFYKKSKHGSGLGLSNVKQLVQRMNGTVVVESELDVGTSFRFTLPLAIEGQEKRNLEFI, encoded by the coding sequence ATGACATTCAATCTGTTTTCATCAGACTTTCTAAGTGATCATTATATTATTATCATTGCTGCAATAGCTACGAATCGGATGGCTTTACATATTACTTTATATACAATGCATACGTTAGAAATAGATAAGCCTATATTTGAAAAGAGGTTTAAGATTGCCTCCAATTTATTGCTACTTGCTTGTTTCTTTATGCCATTTTCGATTACTTATACAGTAGGCATGATATGGTTAATTGAGTTGTTCAATGCAATCGTTCAAATTTATTTTTCATATGAAATTATAAAAGTGATCAAACGTTTTCGCAAAAACATTCGAATGATTAATGTAATTTGTTATTTTGTAATTTGTATTGCAACAATTATGCAGTTTATCGACATGGAATTCCATGGTAATACGATATTCCTTGCATTTATAATGATGGCGTTACAAGCGATAATTCTAGCAATTCATTATAATAATGCAATTGTTGAAGTAGAACGAGCGAATGTGACACTGGAAAGGAAAGTTATCGAACGGACAGCTGACCTTATTCAGAAGGAAAAGGAAACCATTCACCTTATTTCGAGTATTTCACATGATTTGCGCACGCCTATCTCTGTTGTTGGCGGTTATATAGGGCTTTTGCAGAGTGATCCAAGCATAGATGAAACAAATAAAAAATATATTTCTAATTCATTAGTGCGCCTATCACAGATGGAAAAGCTCACTCTGGATTTATTTACATTATCACAAATAAGCGATAAAAATTATACATTTGAGTTGGAAAATATCCATATTATGAGAATAATGAAAGAAATTAAGGTATTGTATACAGATCATGCAAAGGAAAAAGGGATCACCCTGGAAGTGAACACAGTGAATGCAATCTGTATAGCTGATAAAATGAGAGTCTTACAAATATTGGATAATTTACTGACGAATGCTTTAACATATGCGAGAACTTCTATCAAAATAGAAGGAAGATTACATAAAGATGAACTTCAAATTACTGTTTCTGATGATGGGGCAGGTATTCAACCAAAAGATCTCCCACATGTGTTTGAGCGTTTTTATAAAAAAAGTAAACATGGATCGGGACTTGGATTAAGTAATGTGAAACAGCTTGTTCAGCGCATGAATGGCACAGTCGTTGTTGAAAGTGAACTAGATGTTGGTACAAGTTTTCGATTTACATTGCCACTTGCAATAGAAGGACAGGAAAAACGGAACCTAGAATTTATTTAA
- a CDS encoding RNA polymerase sigma factor produces the protein MLDEQYMTELASGNESAFDSLVFRYHKPLFGYLYRLLHDEKQAEDLVQETFLKIYQEGKRGFIPEQFKPWMYKIATNRCKDYWKKASTKREFVAEDIYDNPSQVYHIIDHQIERKWMMESLNHLSLDYRTALYLRFYQDLKYEEIAMTLEIPLNTVKTRISRGLNQLEKILQENEGKEERKYE, from the coding sequence ATGTTAGATGAACAATATATGACAGAATTGGCAAGTGGAAATGAATCAGCATTTGATTCCCTTGTTTTCCGTTATCATAAGCCTCTTTTCGGCTACCTCTACCGCTTATTACATGATGAAAAGCAAGCGGAGGATCTAGTGCAGGAGACCTTTTTGAAAATTTATCAGGAAGGGAAAAGGGGATTTATACCGGAGCAATTTAAACCTTGGATGTATAAAATTGCCACGAATCGCTGTAAAGATTATTGGAAAAAAGCATCAACGAAAAGGGAATTTGTAGCAGAGGATATATATGATAATCCAAGTCAGGTATACCATATTATCGATCATCAGATAGAAAGAAAATGGATGATGGAATCATTGAATCATCTTTCGCTTGATTATCGAACAGCACTCTATTTACGTTTTTATCAGGATTTAAAATATGAGGAAATTGCTATGACATTGGAGATTCCTTTAAATACAGTTAAGACTCGTATTTCACGAGGGTTAAATCAGCTAGAGAAAATTTTGCAGGAGAATGAGGGGAAGGAGGAGAGAAAATATGAGTGA
- a CDS encoding ATP-binding cassette domain-containing protein: MRLALNNVTYDITGERILDQLSCRINTGITYIIGKNGSGKSTLLKLCATALQPTEGTIEYTELVENQQTILQRKRLTIEDIRRTIGYMPQEFTGYGELSIERYLRYMAAHKGIPRQYVKKIVREWLEKTNLYTIRRKALFTLSGGQLKKVGLIQALINQPSICILDEPFEGLDQMERYYFDRVLRRSAFHSIILISTNIVEEMQEGDVLYLDRGKIRLFTNLEKESRQQVKMWIE; encoded by the coding sequence ATGAGATTAGCATTAAACAATGTAACTTATGATATAACAGGAGAACGCATATTAGATCAGCTATCATGTAGGATCAATACAGGTATCACCTATATTATTGGTAAAAATGGCTCAGGAAAAAGCACTTTATTAAAGCTGTGTGCGACTGCGCTTCAGCCAACAGAAGGAACGATTGAGTATACAGAGTTAGTAGAGAATCAACAAACAATCCTACAACGTAAAAGATTGACGATAGAGGACATAAGAAGAACGATTGGCTATATGCCTCAGGAATTTACAGGTTATGGGGAGCTATCCATTGAACGGTATCTACGATATATGGCAGCACATAAAGGGATTCCACGACAGTATGTAAAGAAAATAGTACGCGAATGGTTAGAAAAAACAAACTTATACACGATTCGTAGAAAAGCTTTATTTACCTTATCAGGCGGGCAGTTAAAAAAGGTCGGATTGATTCAAGCACTAATTAACCAACCAAGCATTTGTATTTTAGATGAACCGTTTGAAGGATTAGATCAAATGGAAAGATATTATTTCGACCGTGTTCTGCGTAGATCCGCTTTCCATAGCATTATCCTGATTAGCACCAATATTGTTGAGGAAATGCAGGAAGGGGATGTGCTCTATTTAGATAGAGGAAAGATTCGATTATTTACTAATCTAGAGAAAGAGTCGCGTCAGCAGGTGAAGATGTGGATAGAGTGA
- a CDS encoding ABC transporter ATP-binding protein: MSTIYIKGLNKSYKKFQALKDIHLQIEPGLFGLLGPNGAGKSTLMNIISTILTWDEGQVSVYDYDLKKDSHKVRELLGYLPQHFQAPGQFTGEEFLHYVASMKGMNNRQKRAIEVQRLLEQVNLTEHARKRIKGYSGGMKRRLGIAQALIGSPELIILDEPTAGLDPSERIRFRNVIERLGKEYTIILSTHILSDIETSCERVGVINKGELLYQGETDKLASLAEGVVWEITVPISQYDEVEQAYIVLSSRREQEQMVFHILSKDEPEHPAQYVKPTLEDGYMALINGVIA, encoded by the coding sequence ATGAGTACAATTTACATAAAGGGATTAAATAAATCCTATAAAAAGTTTCAAGCTTTAAAGGATATCCATTTGCAAATTGAACCTGGTTTATTTGGATTATTAGGGCCAAATGGAGCAGGAAAATCAACATTGATGAATATTATCAGTACGATTTTAACCTGGGATGAGGGGCAGGTATCTGTATACGACTATGATTTAAAAAAGGATAGTCATAAGGTACGCGAGCTATTAGGTTATTTACCACAGCATTTCCAAGCACCGGGACAATTTACCGGGGAAGAATTCCTGCATTATGTTGCATCCATGAAAGGAATGAATAATCGCCAGAAACGAGCAATAGAGGTACAGCGCTTGTTAGAACAGGTGAATTTAACAGAGCATGCAAGGAAAAGAATAAAGGGTTATTCAGGTGGGATGAAACGTCGCTTAGGGATTGCTCAAGCATTAATTGGCAGTCCAGAACTAATCATTCTAGATGAGCCAACAGCAGGACTTGATCCATCTGAGCGAATACGTTTCCGTAATGTTATCGAACGATTAGGGAAGGAATATACGATTATCTTATCTACTCATATTCTAAGCGATATTGAAACAAGCTGTGAGCGTGTGGGAGTCATTAATAAGGGAGAACTGCTCTATCAAGGAGAGACGGATAAGCTTGCTTCTTTAGCGGAAGGGGTAGTTTGGGAAATAACCGTGCCAATTTCTCAATATGATGAAGTGGAACAAGCATACATCGTACTTTCAAGTAGACGTGAGCAGGAACAAATGGTATTTCATATTCTGTCGAAGGATGAACCAGAACACCCAGCTCAATATGTAAAACCAACATTAGAAGATGGCTATATGGCGTTGATTAATGGGGTGATCGCATGA
- a CDS encoding response regulator transcription factor, whose product MRILLVDDDQDILNINSIYLEREGYECLLAETLQQAHAIIELENPDLIVLDIMLADGSGIDFCRKIRDLTIAPIIFLSSLLEEAKKIEALKIGGDDYITKPYKLAELSARIYANLRRMQMYEKKTYEFPPLKIEVESYRVFLYEKEILLTQKEMQLLVILVRNQGTTVRAVDLYEQVWGQPAINESSMRTLQVHISTLRKKIILDENSSINIKTIRMIGYCFQYEE is encoded by the coding sequence ATGCGTATTTTACTAGTCGATGATGATCAAGATATATTGAACATTAACTCTATTTATCTTGAACGAGAAGGATATGAATGTTTATTAGCAGAAACATTGCAGCAGGCACATGCAATCATAGAATTGGAAAATCCAGATTTGATTGTTCTTGATATTATGCTTGCAGATGGATCAGGAATTGATTTTTGTCGTAAAATACGAGATCTTACGATTGCTCCGATCATCTTTTTATCAAGCTTACTAGAAGAAGCTAAGAAAATAGAGGCATTGAAAATTGGTGGTGATGATTATATAACTAAACCATACAAGCTTGCAGAATTATCGGCAAGAATCTATGCCAATTTACGACGTATGCAAATGTATGAGAAGAAGACATATGAATTTCCACCATTGAAAATAGAGGTAGAGTCCTATCGTGTTTTTTTATATGAAAAAGAAATACTACTTACGCAAAAAGAAATGCAATTATTAGTTATCCTTGTCAGAAATCAAGGAACGACAGTGCGTGCTGTTGATTTGTATGAACAAGTATGGGGACAACCTGCAATTAATGAATCGAGTATGAGAACATTGCAAGTACATATTTCTACATTGCGTAAAAAGATTATCTTAGATGAAAATTCCTCCATTAATATTAAAACGATTCGTATGATAGGTTATTGCTTTCAATATGAAGAGTAG